In a single window of the Flavobacterium sp. W4I14 genome:
- a CDS encoding 23S rRNA pseudouridine2604 synthase (product_source=KO:K06182; cath_funfam=3.10.290.10,3.30.70.1560; cog=COG1187; ko=KO:K06182; pfam=PF00849,PF01479; smart=SM00363; superfamily=55120,55174; tigrfam=TIGR00093) produces MNNNSATRLNKFISESGLCSRREADRYIEKGTVFINGKRAKVGDQVFAGDKVMVNGHNIEPKEESNFILLAFNKPVGITSTTEGSVRDNIVDYVNHSERIFPIGRLDKDSSGLIFLTNNGDIVNKILRAGNKHEKEYVVTVNKPITEDFIFEMSNGVPILGVNTRKCKVRQISTFVFNIILIQGLNRQIRRMCEHFGYEVTKLERTRIMNINLKGIPTGEFRELTEDEMKSITKSVENSSSEAKTKPKSTIKKKANAWEEIPELKEEQPKKSFKPKPSGPKSTGKKNAGHSGAKPNGKSNTGNRNSRPTKSKTISKPNSRGRGR; encoded by the coding sequence ATGAACAATAACTCTGCAACCCGTTTAAATAAATTCATCAGTGAAAGTGGATTATGTTCACGCCGTGAAGCAGACCGTTATATCGAAAAGGGTACAGTTTTCATCAACGGAAAAAGGGCTAAAGTAGGCGATCAGGTTTTTGCAGGCGATAAAGTGATGGTAAACGGCCATAATATCGAACCTAAAGAAGAAAGTAATTTCATCCTCTTGGCTTTTAACAAGCCAGTCGGCATTACCAGTACCACAGAAGGCAGCGTACGCGATAATATTGTTGATTACGTTAACCATAGCGAAAGGATATTTCCAATTGGCCGATTAGATAAAGATTCGTCAGGTCTGATTTTCCTGACCAACAACGGCGACATCGTTAACAAAATTTTAAGGGCAGGGAATAAACACGAAAAGGAATATGTGGTAACGGTTAACAAACCGATTACTGAAGATTTTATTTTCGAGATGAGCAATGGTGTTCCAATTTTAGGTGTGAATACGCGTAAATGCAAGGTAAGGCAGATCAGCACTTTTGTTTTCAATATCATCTTAATCCAGGGCTTAAACAGACAGATCCGAAGAATGTGCGAGCATTTTGGCTACGAAGTGACCAAATTGGAGCGTACGCGCATTATGAATATCAATTTAAAAGGTATTCCGACAGGAGAATTTAGAGAACTTACTGAAGACGAGATGAAAAGCATCACTAAAAGTGTTGAAAATTCATCATCAGAGGCCAAAACAAAACCTAAAAGCACTATTAAGAAAAAAGCAAATGCCTGGGAAGAAATCCCTGAACTCAAGGAAGAACAGCCTAAAAAATCGTTCAAGCCAAAGCCATCTGGACCAAAATCAACAGGCAAAAAGAACGCTGGTCACTCAGGAGCAAAACCAAATGGCAAAAGCAATACGGGCAACAGAAATTCCAGACCCACCAAAAGTAAGACTATCAGTAAGCCAAACTCAAGAGGCAGAGGAAGATAA
- a CDS encoding 23S rRNA (adenine2503-C2)-methyltransferase (product_source=KO:K06941; cath_funfam=3.20.20.70; cog=COG0820; ko=KO:K06941; pfam=PF04055,PF13394; superfamily=102114; tigrfam=TIGR00048), producing MVTAKKTDIRALDLPQLQQHLVAMQQPAFRAKQIYQWLWEKSATSFEQMSNLSKDLRKALGETFAINAVQVNNSQFSSDHTIKNTFRLADGNIVEGVLIPLEDRMTACVSSQVGCSLTCKFCATGYMDRKRNLNADEIYDQVVLIDKQAKQNYNNPLTNIVYMGMGEPLLNYANVLKSIERITAPDGLNMSYKRITVSTAGIAKMIKKLGDDGAKFNLALSLHAADDKKRNEIMPINEANSLKALADALKYYFAKTKNPVTYEYIVFNHFNDEISDAMDLAKFCKHIPCKVNLIEYNPISFADFTNAEGDKIDAFSNYLKSQGINTNIRRSRGKDIDAACGQLAVKEEANA from the coding sequence ATGGTAACAGCAAAAAAAACCGATATCCGTGCATTAGATCTACCTCAATTGCAGCAACATCTTGTAGCGATGCAACAACCTGCATTTAGGGCTAAGCAGATTTACCAATGGCTTTGGGAGAAATCGGCTACGAGTTTCGAGCAGATGAGCAACCTTTCTAAAGATCTTCGTAAGGCATTGGGCGAAACTTTTGCCATTAATGCTGTTCAGGTTAACAATTCTCAGTTTAGTAGCGACCATACCATTAAAAATACTTTCCGGTTAGCAGATGGCAATATTGTAGAGGGGGTTTTAATTCCTCTAGAAGATCGTATGACTGCTTGCGTAAGCTCTCAGGTAGGCTGCAGTTTAACCTGCAAGTTCTGTGCAACTGGCTACATGGACCGTAAGCGCAATTTAAACGCTGATGAAATTTATGACCAGGTAGTATTGATCGATAAGCAGGCTAAACAGAATTACAACAATCCCCTTACCAATATCGTGTATATGGGAATGGGAGAGCCGCTGTTAAATTATGCCAATGTATTGAAGTCGATTGAGCGTATAACTGCGCCAGATGGCTTAAACATGAGTTATAAGCGTATTACGGTTTCTACAGCAGGTATTGCTAAAATGATCAAGAAATTAGGTGATGACGGCGCAAAATTTAATCTGGCGCTTTCGCTTCATGCTGCTGATGATAAAAAACGTAACGAGATCATGCCAATCAATGAGGCCAACTCGTTAAAGGCACTGGCCGATGCATTAAAATATTATTTCGCTAAAACCAAAAATCCGGTAACTTACGAGTACATTGTTTTTAATCATTTTAACGATGAAATTTCTGATGCTATGGATCTAGCTAAATTTTGCAAACATATCCCTTGCAAGGTAAACCTGATCGAATATAACCCCATTTCTTTCGCTGATTTCACCAATGCAGAGGGGGATAAGATCGATGCATTTTCCAATTATTTAAAAAGCCAGGGGATCAATACCAACATTCGCCGTAGCCGCGGTAAAGATATCGATGCTGCTTGCGGACAGTTAGCGGTTAAAGAAGAAGCTAATGCTTAA
- a CDS encoding chromate reductase (product_source=KO:K19784; cath_funfam=3.40.50.360; cog=COG0431; ko=KO:K19784; pfam=PF03358; superfamily=52218): MKKILAISGSTKAVSTNALYITAISRLLGGEFEVTNFPSIADIPHFNPDLDQENPPQAVKELRSSIKKADGIIISSPEYAMGLPGSLKNLLDWTVSSASFSGKPVLALVASTQGQKAYQSIIDILTVIEARVSPQLISFAKAKINNEGSITDKETLTTLKSTIGSFVASMKNG; the protein is encoded by the coding sequence ATGAAAAAAATATTGGCAATCTCTGGAAGCACGAAAGCAGTATCAACCAACGCACTTTACATAACAGCTATCTCTCGGCTCTTAGGCGGAGAGTTCGAGGTAACAAACTTTCCATCCATTGCAGATATTCCACATTTCAATCCTGATTTAGACCAAGAAAATCCACCACAAGCCGTAAAAGAGCTTCGCTCAAGCATCAAAAAGGCAGATGGAATCATTATCTCTTCACCAGAATACGCAATGGGCTTACCAGGTTCGCTAAAAAACCTGCTTGATTGGACGGTAAGTTCAGCATCATTTTCGGGAAAACCTGTTTTAGCACTTGTTGCTTCAACCCAAGGCCAGAAAGCCTATCAATCCATCATCGACATTTTAACGGTAATTGAAGCGAGGGTATCGCCCCAGCTTATCTCATTTGCAAAAGCGAAGATCAATAATGAGGGATCGATTACCGATAAAGAAACCTTAACCACCCTCAAAAGCACTATTGGTTCATTTGTTGCCAGCATGAAGAATGGATAA
- a CDS encoding putative damage-inducible protein DinB (product_source=COG2318; cog=COG2318; pfam=PF05163; superfamily=109854): MSIADLLLMDLNTAEKTKQKNMDIIKLLLKELEAEFNTTKKFLAIVPVDKFDWAPHEKSMKMKSLAVHIADLPSWVSLALTTDGLDFETAPYVEKSVESADDLVKILEENYALGKAELEKSTEEDLNGRWVLSMGKQVLADYSKYETIRHSLSQTTHHRAQLGVYLRLLDIPIPGSYGPSADDQNF; encoded by the coding sequence ATGAGTATAGCCGATTTATTACTAATGGATTTAAATACCGCTGAAAAAACAAAACAGAAAAATATGGACATTATTAAATTATTATTGAAAGAGTTGGAAGCCGAATTTAATACGACAAAAAAATTCCTGGCTATTGTACCTGTAGATAAATTTGACTGGGCACCACATGAAAAAAGCATGAAAATGAAATCGCTTGCGGTTCATATTGCGGATCTGCCGAGTTGGGTTTCACTGGCTTTAACTACAGATGGACTGGATTTTGAAACAGCACCTTATGTAGAAAAATCTGTAGAAAGTGCCGATGACCTAGTTAAAATTCTAGAGGAAAATTATGCACTAGGAAAAGCAGAATTGGAAAAATCCACAGAAGAAGACCTAAATGGCCGTTGGGTATTGAGCATGGGCAAACAGGTTTTGGCAGATTATTCTAAATACGAAACCATCCGCCATTCACTTAGCCAAACCACTCACCACAGGGCACAGTTAGGCGTTTATTTAAGATTGTTGGATATCCCAATCCCAGGTAGTTATGGTCCAAGTGCAGATGATCAAAACTTTTAG